In a genomic window of Nocardiopsis mwathae:
- the dnaK gene encoding molecular chaperone DnaK: MARAVGIDLGTTNSVVSVLEGGEPTVIANAEGARTTPSVVAFAKNGEVLVGEVAKRQAVTNVDRTIRSVKRHIGTDWKTEIDGKTFNSQQISAFVLQKLKRDAEAYLGEEVTDAVITVPAYFSDAQRQATKEAGTIAGLNVLRIINEPTSAALAYHLEKEEEATILVYDLGGGTFDVSLLEVGDGVVEVKATNGDNHLGGDDWDQAVVDWLVERFKNANGVDLAKDKMALQRLREAAEKAKIEVSSSSESAINLPYITASAEGPLHLDEKLTRAEFQRLTADLLERTKQPFHQVIKDAGISVDKIDHVVLVGGSTRMPAVVELVKELTGGKEPNKGVNPDEVVAIGATLQGGVLKGEVKDVLLLDVTPLSLGIETKGGVFTKLIEKNTTIPTKRSEIFSTAADNQPSVQIQVFQGEREIAQYNKKLGVFDLTGLPPAPRGVPQIEVTFDIDANGIVNVTAKDLGTGREQSVTISGGSSMSKDDIDRMVREAEQYAEEDRKRREEAEVRNNAESLVYQTEKVIKENEDKIPAEVKSETEAAVGELKTALEGSDVEAIRSASEKVALASQKIGSAIYGQGQAAGADGAAAGAGAGAAGADAGAQADDDVVDAEIVDEDNGKRNGNA; the protein is encoded by the coding sequence ATGGCACGTGCGGTCGGTATCGACCTGGGGACGACGAACTCGGTCGTCTCGGTCCTGGAGGGCGGCGAGCCCACGGTCATCGCCAACGCCGAGGGCGCGCGGACCACCCCGTCCGTCGTTGCCTTCGCCAAGAACGGTGAGGTGCTCGTCGGCGAGGTGGCCAAGCGTCAGGCGGTCACCAACGTCGATCGGACCATCCGCTCGGTCAAGCGCCACATCGGCACCGACTGGAAGACCGAGATCGACGGCAAGACCTTCAACTCCCAGCAGATCAGCGCCTTCGTGCTGCAGAAGCTGAAGAGGGACGCCGAGGCCTACCTCGGCGAGGAGGTCACCGACGCGGTCATCACGGTTCCCGCGTACTTCAGCGACGCGCAGCGCCAGGCCACCAAGGAGGCCGGGACGATCGCGGGCCTGAACGTCCTGCGCATCATCAACGAGCCCACCTCCGCCGCGCTCGCCTACCACCTGGAGAAGGAGGAGGAGGCCACCATCCTGGTCTACGACCTCGGTGGCGGCACCTTCGACGTCTCCCTGCTGGAGGTCGGCGACGGCGTGGTCGAGGTCAAGGCCACCAACGGCGACAACCACCTCGGTGGCGACGACTGGGACCAGGCGGTCGTGGACTGGCTGGTCGAGCGCTTCAAGAACGCCAACGGCGTCGACCTGGCCAAGGACAAGATGGCCCTGCAGCGGCTCCGCGAGGCCGCCGAGAAGGCCAAGATCGAGGTGTCCAGCTCCAGCGAGTCGGCCATCAACCTGCCCTACATCACGGCCTCGGCCGAGGGACCGCTGCACCTGGACGAGAAGCTCACCCGCGCCGAGTTCCAGCGCCTGACCGCCGACCTCCTGGAGCGCACCAAGCAGCCGTTCCACCAGGTCATCAAGGACGCCGGCATCAGCGTCGACAAGATCGACCACGTGGTCCTCGTCGGCGGCTCGACCCGTATGCCGGCCGTCGTCGAGCTGGTCAAGGAGCTGACCGGCGGCAAGGAGCCCAACAAGGGCGTCAACCCCGACGAGGTCGTCGCCATCGGCGCGACCCTCCAGGGCGGTGTCCTCAAGGGCGAGGTCAAGGACGTCCTGCTGCTGGACGTGACCCCGCTGTCGCTGGGCATCGAGACCAAGGGCGGCGTGTTCACCAAGCTCATCGAGAAGAACACGACCATCCCGACCAAGCGCTCGGAGATCTTCTCCACCGCGGCCGACAACCAGCCGTCGGTGCAGATCCAGGTCTTCCAGGGTGAGCGCGAGATCGCCCAGTACAACAAGAAGCTCGGCGTCTTCGACCTGACCGGCCTCCCGCCGGCGCCGCGCGGCGTCCCGCAGATCGAGGTCACCTTCGACATCGACGCCAACGGCATCGTCAACGTGACCGCCAAGGACCTGGGCACCGGCCGCGAGCAGTCGGTGACCATCTCCGGCGGGTCGTCGATGAGCAAGGACGACATCGACCGCATGGTGCGCGAGGCCGAGCAGTACGCCGAGGAGGACCGCAAGCGCCGCGAGGAGGCCGAGGTCCGCAACAACGCCGAGTCCCTCGTCTACCAGACCGAGAAGGTCATCAAGGAGAACGAGGACAAGATCCCGGCCGAGGTGAAGTCGGAGACCGAGGCCGCGGTGGGCGAGCTCAAGACGGCGCTTGAGGGCTCCGACGTCGAGGCGATCCGTTCCGCGAGCGAGAAGGTCGCGCTGGCCAGCCAGAAGATCGGCTCCGCGATCTACGGCCAGGGTCAGGCCGCGGGCGCCGACGGCGCCGCCGCGGGTGCCGGCGCCGGTGCGGCGGGCGCGGACGCCGGGGCGCAGGCCGACGACGACGTCGTCGACGCCGAGATCGTCGACGAGGACAACGGCAAGCGGAACGGCAACGCCTGA
- a CDS encoding (Fe-S)-binding protein has protein sequence MLYMILGIITTAFALVGVAVFAIGIRHMVRTVGIGRPIEGERKGPFGQRLTTTLIETLGHTRMLKWRWIGVAHWFVMISFPLLAFTVAEAHGEVWNPHFHLPIIYDLTIYGLAIEVIAAVSLAAIVGLAIYRQVKGPRALGRASRFENSRHWQAYYVEAYIIGLLVSIFVIRGFKVALGDFPFPVWATPVSHAVGAVLPPSEAGLALVAAFKLIISWMFFMVLGWILTMGIGWHRFTAPVNIYFKRNPDGGVALGPAKQMMDKTGEKPLDFEEADPDEDPFGVGKIEDFTWKGLLDFTTCTECGRCQSQCPAWNTGKPLSPKKLVMDLREHAYAKAPYLLQGITAETLEEKAKEDAAHSDVDVLSLLGAPLVGTEEEGGIIHPDVLWACTNCGACVEQCPVDIEHVDHILDMRRYQVMIESSFPSEANTLLKNLENKGNPWGMSEDKRLDWISELDFEVPVVEDKLPEGTEYLFWVGCAGALEDRAKKTTKAIAELLHMAGVKFAVLGGMEACTGDPARRLGMEFVFQMLAQQNVETLNEVGATKIVASCPHCFNTLGNEYPQLGGDYDVIHHSQLLAKLVEDGRLTPVQPIEENITYHDPCFLGRHNKVYTPPRDIMAQVPGIRTQEMHRHKERGFCCGAGGARMWMEERIGKRINTERVDEALTTNPDTVSTACPFCQVMLGDAINEKKSKGEAKETLEVVDVSQLLLRSIKGDTPASGAEPEKENA, from the coding sequence ATGCTCTACATGATCCTGGGAATCATCACGACCGCCTTCGCCCTGGTCGGAGTGGCCGTGTTCGCCATTGGCATCCGCCATATGGTGCGCACCGTGGGCATCGGCCGCCCGATCGAAGGCGAGCGCAAGGGACCCTTCGGTCAGCGACTGACGACCACGCTGATCGAGACACTCGGGCACACGCGCATGCTCAAGTGGCGCTGGATCGGCGTCGCGCACTGGTTCGTGATGATCTCGTTCCCGCTTCTGGCGTTCACGGTCGCCGAGGCGCACGGTGAGGTGTGGAACCCGCATTTCCACCTCCCGATCATCTACGACCTCACCATCTACGGCCTGGCCATCGAGGTCATCGCCGCGGTCAGCCTCGCCGCCATCGTCGGCCTGGCGATCTACCGGCAGGTGAAGGGGCCCCGCGCCCTCGGCCGCGCCTCCCGCTTCGAGAACTCCCGGCACTGGCAGGCCTACTACGTCGAGGCCTACATCATCGGCCTGCTCGTCTCCATCTTCGTGATCCGCGGCTTCAAGGTCGCCCTCGGCGACTTCCCGTTCCCCGTGTGGGCCACCCCGGTGTCGCACGCCGTAGGCGCCGTGCTGCCGCCGAGCGAGGCAGGGCTCGCGCTCGTGGCCGCGTTCAAGCTGATCATCTCCTGGATGTTCTTCATGGTGCTGGGCTGGATTCTCACCATGGGCATCGGGTGGCACCGGTTCACCGCGCCGGTCAACATCTACTTCAAGCGCAACCCCGACGGCGGCGTCGCGCTCGGCCCGGCCAAGCAGATGATGGACAAGACCGGTGAGAAGCCGCTCGACTTCGAGGAGGCCGACCCCGACGAGGACCCCTTCGGCGTCGGCAAGATCGAGGACTTCACCTGGAAGGGCCTGCTCGACTTCACCACCTGCACCGAGTGCGGCCGGTGCCAGTCGCAGTGCCCCGCGTGGAACACCGGCAAGCCGCTGTCCCCCAAGAAGCTGGTCATGGACCTGCGGGAGCACGCCTACGCCAAGGCGCCCTACCTCCTGCAGGGCATCACGGCCGAGACGCTGGAGGAGAAGGCCAAGGAGGACGCCGCCCACTCCGACGTCGACGTGCTCTCCCTGCTCGGCGCCCCGCTCGTCGGGACCGAGGAGGAGGGGGGCATCATCCACCCCGATGTCCTTTGGGCCTGCACCAACTGCGGCGCCTGCGTCGAGCAGTGCCCGGTCGACATCGAGCACGTCGACCACATCCTCGACATGCGCCGCTACCAGGTGATGATCGAGTCCAGCTTCCCGTCCGAGGCCAACACCCTGCTCAAGAACCTGGAGAACAAGGGCAACCCGTGGGGGATGAGCGAGGACAAGCGCCTCGACTGGATCTCCGAGCTGGACTTCGAGGTCCCCGTCGTCGAGGACAAGCTCCCCGAGGGCACCGAGTACCTGTTCTGGGTGGGCTGCGCCGGCGCCCTGGAGGACCGTGCGAAGAAGACGACCAAGGCCATCGCCGAGCTGCTGCACATGGCCGGGGTCAAGTTCGCCGTGCTCGGCGGTATGGAGGCGTGCACCGGTGACCCGGCCCGCCGCCTGGGTATGGAGTTCGTCTTCCAGATGCTCGCGCAGCAGAACGTGGAGACGCTGAACGAGGTCGGCGCCACCAAGATCGTGGCCAGCTGCCCGCACTGCTTCAACACGCTCGGCAACGAGTACCCTCAGCTGGGCGGCGACTACGACGTCATCCACCACAGCCAGCTGCTGGCCAAACTGGTGGAGGACGGCCGCCTCACCCCGGTGCAGCCGATCGAGGAGAACATCACCTACCACGACCCGTGCTTCCTGGGCCGCCACAACAAGGTCTACACGCCGCCCCGCGACATCATGGCGCAGGTCCCCGGTATCCGGACCCAGGAGATGCACCGGCACAAGGAGCGCGGCTTCTGCTGCGGCGCCGGCGGTGCCCGGATGTGGATGGAGGAGCGGATCGGCAAGCGCATCAACACCGAGCGGGTGGACGAGGCGCTGACGACCAACCCCGACACCGTCTCCACCGCGTGCCCGTTCTGCCAGGTCATGCTGGGTGATGCGATCAACGAGAAGAAGTCGAAGGGCGAGGCCAAGGAGACCCTGGAGGTCGTCGACGTCTCGCAGCTCCTGCTCCGCTCGATCAAGGGCGACACACCCGCGAGCGGTGCCGAGCCGGAGAAGGAGAACGCCTGA
- a CDS encoding gamma carbonic anhydrase family protein: MNGPLVGDGPFGSPDIHPGAWIAPGAVVVGRVRIGDESSVWYASVLRGDTEDIVVGERCNIQDQCGLHADPGEPAVLGDRVSLGHKAMVHGAVVEDGALVGIGATVLGGARVGAGALVAAGALVPPGKTVPPGTLWAGVPGKVIRELTDTDREVFAETPEKYERYARDHRGVTWR, from the coding sequence ATGAACGGACCCCTGGTGGGCGACGGCCCGTTCGGTTCGCCCGATATCCACCCGGGCGCCTGGATCGCCCCGGGCGCGGTGGTCGTGGGCCGCGTCCGTATCGGCGATGAGAGCAGCGTCTGGTACGCATCGGTGCTCCGCGGCGACACCGAGGACATCGTCGTGGGTGAGCGATGCAACATCCAGGACCAGTGCGGACTGCACGCCGACCCGGGCGAGCCCGCCGTGCTGGGTGACCGCGTCAGCCTGGGCCACAAGGCGATGGTGCACGGCGCCGTGGTCGAGGACGGCGCGCTGGTCGGCATCGGCGCCACCGTCCTGGGCGGCGCCCGGGTGGGGGCCGGGGCGCTCGTCGCGGCCGGCGCACTGGTTCCCCCGGGCAAGACCGTGCCGCCGGGGACGCTCTGGGCCGGCGTTCCCGGAAAAGTCATCCGCGAACTCACCGACACCGATCGCGAAGTCTTCGCCGAGACGCCGGAGAAATACGAACGGTACGCGCGCGATCACCGCGGAGTCACCTGGCGCTAG